From candidate division KSB1 bacterium, one genomic window encodes:
- a CDS encoding ribbon-helix-helix protein, CopG family: MKTIQMTLDEDLLNQVDRAIRALKTNRSAFIRKSLQYYLERLKIKELEKRHRDGYLKHPVQTGEFDIWEDEQVWGN, from the coding sequence ATGAAGACAATTCAAATGACATTGGATGAAGACTTGCTTAATCAGGTCGATAGAGCAATTCGCGCACTCAAGACGAACCGCTCTGCTTTTATTAGAAAATCACTTCAATACTATCTTGAGAGACTAAAAATAAAAGAACTTGAAAAGAGGCATCGTGATGGTTATCTAAAGCATCCAGTTCAAACAGGTGAATTTGATATTTGGGAAGATGAACAGGTGTGGGGGAATTGA
- a CDS encoding AhpC/TSA family protein, producing MRKLFFKISLVFVLFGWFSICLAQNNENTNQSQNTLPNSPNEICPILIGESVPKLELTKIDGSSFNLNAAIEQKPTILIFYRGGWUPYCNLQLGQLHKIESQVIELGYQIIAISADRPEKLQESLQKHDLNYTLLSDSKAISPQAFGIAYILDDKTLERYKGFNIDIEVASGETHHILPAPSAFVVGTDGIIKFSYTNPNHRIRIDPDVLLAAAKAALKKDD from the coding sequence ATGAGAAAATTATTTTTTAAAATCAGTTTGGTGTTTGTTTTGTTTGGATGGTTTTCAATTTGTTTGGCTCAGAACAATGAAAATACTAATCAATCACAAAATACATTGCCAAACTCTCCAAATGAAATCTGCCCTATCCTCATTGGCGAATCGGTCCCTAAATTAGAGCTGACAAAAATAGACGGCAGTTCGTTCAATTTAAATGCGGCAATCGAACAGAAGCCAACCATACTCATTTTTTACCGCGGCGGTTGGTGACCGTACTGCAACCTGCAGTTGGGTCAACTGCATAAGATCGAATCCCAGGTCATTGAATTGGGCTATCAAATCATTGCGATCAGTGCCGATCGCCCGGAGAAATTACAGGAAAGCCTTCAAAAGCATGATTTGAATTACACGCTCCTGTCTGATTCTAAAGCGATCAGCCCACAGGCTTTTGGTATCGCATATATACTTGATGACAAAACCCTCGAAAGATACAAGGGATTTAATATTGACATTGAAGTCGCTTCCGGCGAAACCCATCATATTTTGCCGGCTCCATCTGCTTTTGTTGTTGGGACAGATGGGATAATAAAGTTTTCATATACCAATCCGAATCATAGAATAAGAATAGACCCTGATGTCCTTCTTGCCGCCGCCAAAGCTGCTTTAAAGAAGGATGATTAA
- a CDS encoding ABC transporter ATP-binding protein, whose translation MANNSVVQVNNLRKTYGSLVAVDGISFEVYEGEIFGMVGPNGAGKTTTIECIEGLRSPNDGEINVLGLNPTKDGYKLKTQIGIQLQQAELQARIKVWEALDLYSSFYGNSINLADLLERLGLSEKRNTHYSKLSGGQKQRLFIAMALLNNPELIFLDELTTGLDPQARHNMWDLVRGIRDDGKTVFLTTHFMEEAERLCDRVAIMDNGKIIAIDTPGNLVKNLGAENRVVFMVDEEFDTGFIEEKSSVTKLEQSGNRMVVYGKSDQLVVDVVVALSEKKIQFRDLRTEQPNLEDVFLSLTGHSMRD comes from the coding sequence ATGGCAAATAATTCAGTCGTACAGGTAAACAATTTACGCAAGACCTATGGCTCACTGGTGGCAGTCGATGGCATCTCTTTCGAAGTGTATGAAGGCGAGATATTTGGCATGGTTGGGCCTAATGGCGCCGGCAAAACCACAACTATCGAATGCATCGAAGGATTAAGATCTCCAAATGATGGTGAGATAAATGTCCTCGGCTTAAATCCCACAAAAGATGGTTATAAACTCAAAACGCAGATTGGAATTCAACTGCAGCAAGCGGAATTACAGGCACGCATTAAGGTTTGGGAAGCCCTCGATCTTTACAGCAGTTTCTATGGCAATTCAATAAATTTGGCAGATTTATTGGAAAGACTAGGACTTTCTGAGAAACGGAACACCCATTATTCTAAACTTTCCGGCGGCCAAAAACAGCGATTGTTTATTGCAATGGCACTGTTAAATAATCCTGAGCTCATTTTCTTAGATGAGCTCACAACGGGACTTGACCCCCAGGCGCGCCACAATATGTGGGATTTGGTTCGTGGAATTCGCGATGATGGTAAGACCGTTTTCCTCACTACTCATTTTATGGAAGAGGCAGAAAGGCTTTGCGATCGGGTGGCAATTATGGATAACGGCAAAATAATCGCAATCGATACCCCTGGAAATTTGGTGAAGAATCTGGGTGCGGAAAATCGTGTTGTGTTTATGGTTGACGAAGAGTTTGATACTGGTTTCATTGAAGAAAAAAGCTCGGTAACCAAGCTCGAACAGAGCGGCAACCGCATGGTGGTCTATGGCAAAAGCGATCAACTGGTAGTCGATGTCGTGGTTGCCCTATCCGAGAAAAAAATCCAGTTTCGCGATCTTCGAACCGAGCAACCTAATCTTGAGGATGTGTTCTTGTCGCTCACCGGCCATTCGATGCGGGATTAA
- a CDS encoding type II toxin-antitoxin system PemK/MazF family toxin, whose translation MERGEIRWYTFKSTNKKRPVVILTRNSALDFLGEVTIALITSTIRDIPTEVILDQKDGMKTLSAINLDHIQTVSKGKIGAYISKLSDSKLDEIKPALLFALGF comes from the coding sequence ATGGAACGAGGTGAAATTCGCTGGTATACATTTAAATCAACCAATAAAAAACGACCTGTCGTTATCTTAACACGCAATTCTGCTTTAGATTTTCTAGGTGAAGTGACGATTGCTCTAATAACATCAACGATTCGAGATATTCCAACTGAAGTTATTTTAGATCAAAAAGATGGTATGAAAACATTAAGCGCCATCAATTTGGACCATATTCAGACTGTGTCTAAGGGTAAAATTGGAGCTTACATTTCTAAATTGTCTGATTCAAAACTTGATGAAATCAAGCCTGCATTGCTTTTTGCTCTTGGGTTTTGA
- a CDS encoding Nramp family divalent metal transporter, translating to MTFGKGTLKALGPGLLFAAVSVGVSHLVQSTRAGAEYGFTLIWIIILALLLKYPLFEFGQRYTVATGYSLLEGYRRQGKWSLVLYLLLTLGTMFTVLGAITAVAAGLAIQLTGWEPSISGISVITVWSVILMIISVLILAVGRFPLMDKVIKGTMAILILSTIVATISVLPRLSGIRLWGSVGLKDIGFIVALVGWMPTGLDVRVWQSFWTSERKKEPGHSATLKQTLLDFNIGYIGTGILALMFCILGTAVMFDKGIEIQKSAGAFAGQIIDLYTSTLGSWSRPIIVISAFTTIFSTMLTVIDGFPRALQLVGRRFKTAENPNEVLEKSGHSFDYWIWMVTLTIGAMLIIIFYLKSLGDLVDLATTLSFLSAPFLGFLTYKAVMAPEVPDEFKPGFWLQLLAISGIVFLSAFMLYFLYFRFLG from the coding sequence ATGACATTCGGTAAAGGAACGCTTAAGGCTTTAGGACCGGGACTTCTATTTGCGGCAGTATCAGTCGGGGTTTCCCATTTGGTCCAATCTACCAGGGCAGGTGCTGAATATGGCTTTACTCTCATCTGGATAATCATTCTGGCCTTATTATTAAAGTATCCCCTTTTTGAATTTGGCCAAAGGTACACTGTAGCAACAGGTTACAGTCTGCTTGAAGGCTATCGCAGACAGGGAAAATGGAGTCTGGTCCTTTACCTTTTACTTACCCTGGGAACAATGTTTACCGTTCTGGGCGCTATCACTGCCGTAGCTGCAGGTCTGGCCATTCAGCTGACCGGATGGGAACCTTCCATTTCAGGAATATCGGTAATCACGGTGTGGTCTGTCATACTCATGATCATCAGTGTACTTATCCTGGCGGTTGGCCGTTTTCCTCTTATGGACAAAGTCATTAAAGGTACCATGGCTATTCTAATCCTATCCACTATTGTAGCTACAATTTCTGTACTTCCCAGGTTAAGCGGAATTCGTCTTTGGGGATCTGTAGGCTTGAAAGATATCGGTTTTATTGTAGCCCTGGTTGGCTGGATGCCCACAGGACTGGATGTGCGTGTCTGGCAATCCTTTTGGACTTCTGAGCGAAAAAAGGAGCCCGGACATAGCGCCACTCTTAAGCAAACTCTCCTGGATTTCAATATCGGCTATATTGGCACCGGTATTCTGGCATTGATGTTTTGTATTCTTGGCACAGCAGTGATGTTTGATAAAGGTATCGAGATCCAAAAAAGTGCAGGAGCCTTTGCCGGGCAAATCATCGATCTCTATACTTCGACTCTTGGCTCATGGAGCAGACCGATCATTGTGATTTCTGCCTTTACTACGATTTTCTCCACCATGCTAACCGTCATTGATGGCTTTCCCCGGGCTTTACAGCTTGTGGGAAGGCGTTTCAAGACTGCTGAAAATCCTAATGAAGTACTTGAAAAATCAGGGCATTCGTTTGATTATTGGATCTGGATGGTTACTCTGACAATTGGGGCAATGCTTATCATCATTTTCTATCTGAAAAGCCTTGGCGACCTGGTTGATCTGGCAACGACTCTTTCTTTTCTTTCAGCCCCATTCCTGGGTTTTCTCACTTACAAAGCTGTAATGGCGCCGGAAGTGCCGGATGAATTCAAACCCGGTTTCTGGCTTCAATTGCTTGCCATTTCGGGAATTGTTTTTCTAAGCGCTTTTATGCTGTATTTTCTCTATTTCAGATTTTTAGGTTAA
- a CDS encoding DUF423 domain-containing protein yields the protein MNKTFLLLGSINAFLAVGLGAFGAHGLRSKISQEMLAIYQTGIQYHMFHAMGLMIVGLVFQWISNSSAMIWAGWSMVFGILIFCGSLYALSISGLRWFGAITPIGGLGFLVGWFLFAYAIFKQSVSS from the coding sequence ATGAATAAAACATTCCTTCTTTTAGGCAGTATAAACGCTTTCTTAGCAGTCGGACTGGGTGCATTTGGCGCCCATGGCTTGCGATCAAAAATTTCTCAAGAAATGCTTGCGATCTATCAAACAGGCATCCAGTACCATATGTTTCATGCAATGGGATTGATGATTGTGGGTTTAGTATTTCAATGGATTTCCAATTCCTCGGCTATGATCTGGGCCGGTTGGTCCATGGTATTTGGCATCCTGATTTTTTGCGGAAGCTTATATGCCTTAAGTATATCCGGGTTGCGGTGGTTTGGCGCAATCACACCTATTGGCGGCCTGGGATTTTTAGTAGGCTGGTTTTTGTTTGCTTATGCTATTTTTAAGCAATCAGTTAGTTCATGA
- a CDS encoding transglutaminase family protein, with amino-acid sequence MDFEKYLSPTQFIDSDHADVIDYANAVTRTDSSEVEKAISLYYAVRDDIYYDPYHVKLVPEKMSASFTLSSKRNYCIPKAILLAAVSRAVHIPSRLGFADVINHLSTEKIKAAMKTNIFAYHGYTELLLNNRWVKATPAFNRSLCEKFHVKPLEFDGINDSIFHEFDEKGNKHMEYVRDHGQYADVPLDDIIASFKKHYPHLIAKKEYYLEGDFQDEAKPILK; translated from the coding sequence ATGGATTTCGAGAAATACCTATCACCCACACAGTTCATCGACAGCGATCACGCTGACGTGATAGATTATGCCAACGCTGTTACCAGGACAGATTCATCAGAGGTGGAAAAAGCAATTAGCCTCTATTATGCGGTTCGGGATGATATCTATTATGATCCTTATCACGTTAAACTGGTGCCAGAAAAAATGAGTGCGAGTTTTACTCTGTCCTCCAAAAGAAACTACTGCATTCCAAAAGCTATATTATTGGCTGCCGTTAGCAGGGCCGTCCATATTCCCAGTCGTCTTGGTTTTGCCGATGTAATCAATCACCTCTCGACTGAAAAAATTAAGGCGGCAATGAAAACCAACATATTTGCATATCATGGCTACACGGAGCTGCTGTTGAATAACCGGTGGGTTAAAGCTACTCCGGCTTTCAATCGCTCCCTTTGCGAAAAATTTCATGTTAAGCCGCTTGAATTCGATGGCATAAATGATTCGATATTCCATGAGTTTGATGAAAAAGGCAATAAACACATGGAGTATGTTCGCGATCATGGTCAATATGCGGATGTGCCCCTGGATGATATTATCGCATCCTTCAAGAAACACTACCCACATTTGATAGCAAAAAAAGAATATTATCTGGAAGGTGATTTTCAGGACGAGGCAAAACCGATTTTAAAATGA
- a CDS encoding MBL fold metallo-hydrolase — MCSTRCFALTKPVTVTYIANEGVLIAKGEEQVLIDAIHKYYYPDYLPTDPAILDKMNRGVKPFSSVDLILISHIHKDHFDASSIAKYLNVVKDVVLFTTPQVADSVLNYLGPDNSSLDRIKRAQYTSGYKSEFEYNGIRVKIGKIAHGSKRWSWIQNAGHIISIGGKNFLHIGDPYFGEQDFKKLNLSEENIDVAILPVWFLTNTKGREIISNFIKPKHLIAVHVSPGDSADASREVAKYYPSATVFIKPMQKVEF; from the coding sequence ATATGTTCAACAAGATGCTTCGCCCTTACTAAACCGGTAACAGTAACTTATATCGCAAATGAAGGGGTTCTGATTGCAAAGGGTGAAGAACAAGTTCTAATCGATGCCATCCATAAATACTATTACCCGGATTATTTACCAACTGACCCTGCTATTTTAGATAAAATGAACAGAGGAGTAAAGCCCTTTTCCAGTGTTGATTTGATCCTGATTTCTCACATTCACAAAGATCATTTTGATGCATCATCGATTGCAAAATATCTAAACGTTGTAAAAGATGTCGTTTTGTTTACTACTCCACAGGTTGCTGATAGTGTTTTAAATTATTTGGGACCAGATAACAGTTCTTTAGATCGAATCAAGCGGGCTCAATATACTTCCGGCTACAAATCAGAATTTGAATATAATGGAATTAGAGTAAAAATCGGCAAAATTGCGCATGGATCCAAACGTTGGAGCTGGATCCAAAATGCAGGTCATATCATTTCTATCGGCGGGAAGAATTTCTTGCATATTGGCGATCCGTATTTTGGCGAACAAGATTTTAAGAAACTAAATTTGTCAGAAGAAAACATTGATGTTGCAATTTTGCCTGTTTGGTTTTTAACCAATACAAAGGGTCGGGAAATCATTAGCAATTTCATTAAACCCAAACATTTGATTGCAGTGCATGTTTCTCCAGGAGATTCAGCTGATGCAAGCAGAGAAGTAGCTAAATATTATCCAAGTGCTACAGTGTTTATAAAACCTATGCAAAAAGTTGAGTTTTAA
- a CDS encoding patatin-like phospholipase family protein translates to MKAFVLSGGSIKGAFQAGVITDLLTSGSFVPDAIYGTSVGSLNGAFLADRAGRP, encoded by the coding sequence ATGAAGGCATTCGTATTAAGCGGCGGTTCCATAAAGGGAGCATTTCAAGCCGGAGTCATTACAGATTTACTCACATCAGGCAGTTTTGTGCCTGATGCTATTTATGGCACATCAGTTGGAAGTCTGAATGGCGCTTTTCTCGCAGACCGGGCAGGGCGGCCATAG
- a CDS encoding PHP domain-containing protein, which produces MIELKSDFHLHTCDDLKDYVGHTGFELIDCAAQRGFKALAITNHDLFTFNNDLKSYASDHDILLIPGIEKKIAGKHVLLLNAFPATEKIETFDDLYYAKKDGLFVIAPHPFFKARTCLGRKLINEIELFDAIEYCFFYSKLFNLNRRAVRVSRKVGLPLIGNSDCHLLEYMGVCHSMIAVEEKSMESVFSAIRNNSVNVVSRPIFLPKLPMLLVEMNQKRRKLSERKRQELTLPAFEFGKELEEVSM; this is translated from the coding sequence ATGATAGAATTAAAATCTGACTTTCATCTTCATACATGTGACGATCTAAAAGATTATGTAGGCCATACGGGATTTGAATTAATCGATTGTGCGGCACAACGGGGTTTTAAGGCATTGGCTATAACCAATCATGATCTTTTTACCTTTAATAATGACTTAAAAAGCTACGCGTCCGACCATGATATTCTCCTCATTCCCGGCATCGAAAAGAAAATTGCAGGGAAGCATGTGTTATTATTAAATGCATTCCCTGCCACCGAAAAAATTGAGACTTTCGACGATTTGTATTATGCAAAAAAGGACGGACTTTTTGTGATTGCACCGCATCCGTTCTTTAAAGCGAGGACCTGTTTGGGAAGAAAGCTGATTAATGAAATCGAGCTGTTTGATGCAATAGAATATTGTTTCTTTTACAGCAAATTATTTAATCTGAATCGCAGGGCTGTTAGAGTAAGTCGAAAAGTGGGATTGCCTTTAATCGGGAATTCCGATTGCCATCTCCTGGAATATATGGGCGTTTGCCATTCAATGATTGCAGTTGAAGAAAAATCCATGGAATCTGTATTTTCAGCCATCCGAAACAATAGCGTCAATGTTGTAAGCCGGCCAATATTTTTGCCAAAACTTCCTATGCTCCTGGTTGAAATGAATCAAAAACGACGGAAACTCTCGGAACGAAAAAGGCAAGAATTGACCCTGCCTGCTTTCGAATTCGGAAAAGAATTGGAAGAAGTTTCGATGTAA
- a CDS encoding rhodanese-like domain-containing protein, which produces MRKEISVQQAYEKIMNDNENPNLVVIDVRTPQEYEQVRLQNSILINYRDPNFKMEISKLDKNKTYIVHCRSGKRSGKACEIMQEMGFKEVYNVAGGILQWQEADLPVVRLSN; this is translated from the coding sequence ATTCGAAAAGAAATTTCTGTCCAGCAGGCTTATGAAAAAATCATGAACGATAACGAAAATCCAAACCTGGTTGTAATCGATGTCCGCACTCCTCAGGAATATGAACAAGTTCGCCTTCAAAACAGTATTTTGATTAATTATCGCGATCCGAATTTCAAGATGGAAATCAGTAAATTAGACAAAAATAAAACGTATATCGTTCACTGCCGTTCCGGCAAACGAAGCGGCAAAGCATGTGAAATCATGCAGGAAATGGGTTTTAAGGAAGTCTATAACGTAGCCGGAGGAATCTTGCAATGGCAAGAGGCTGACTTGCCGGTTGTGAGACTATCGAATTGA
- a CDS encoding TonB-dependent receptor, translating into MRYYFNILIILALLGTIQSAWAQSIIKIQGRVKTTSGQPLTGANVVVVGTGVGVISNHKGNFTIENLFAGEYTLRVSFIGYFDVEKQVIVQKDFVTTVEFVLSQKVINLPGVLVEDVFENPNESAFFETITTIDIRNSPFDNVADLINQVSGIEITENSSGGKLARIRGSNANQVLVLLDDVPLNDPMLGEADLGQVPLSNIEKINIWKSGSHSRVGGAIGGVIEIISKTSAMEEVSVKADLGSYDKFDFRSSISGVLKHANYFVNVYGSSKNGKFSYSYRLPDGTLVRDERLNADLSSRNIFGKIRYSRGEHAVILQLNVQNSNRGIPGLIYSLTPYAEAKNSQSIILARYQFRHHDWSARLQFSNHFNKTEFNHAPPGDAPIHFRTVPPYRSRNQLNSKLAFLELKNGTKLTINASLRKDSFQNEDLLSATNKISKTDNVQGEMGFGTQIKLAYPEFSLGFVLTPAIRVETIQFKRDEFNRTNTYFSPGIGMLLSRTTNWLMQLKSNLSKSFRAPTFADLFYQDFRVSGNPELLPETSRNFDVGIKSGFPILGWLEIEVAYFRNHVENLIIWELGSFATFRPFNTAALLQGYEFSSSWLSWNDKIKLQISHVIDNALNKNKSRTTHNKRLTYRPEHISKINLSVNLGFAALDYHKRLIGERYITAANTVKMPAYTVDDFTMRIRQNVKKTRVSFFLSVFNVFDNKFEIVERAPMPGRHFKVGLEVVY; encoded by the coding sequence TTGCGTTACTATTTTAACATCCTGATTATTCTTGCACTTCTTGGCACAATTCAGAGTGCCTGGGCACAATCCATCATTAAAATCCAGGGAAGGGTTAAGACAACATCCGGTCAGCCTTTAACAGGGGCAAACGTAGTTGTGGTTGGAACCGGTGTGGGTGTGATTTCAAACCATAAAGGAAATTTCACCATTGAAAACCTTTTCGCGGGTGAATACACCCTGAGAGTCTCTTTCATTGGTTATTTTGACGTCGAAAAGCAAGTCATTGTGCAGAAGGATTTTGTTACAACTGTGGAATTTGTATTGAGTCAAAAAGTCATCAACCTTCCAGGTGTACTTGTTGAAGATGTCTTTGAAAATCCCAACGAGAGCGCTTTCTTTGAAACAATTACCACAATAGACATTCGCAACAGTCCGTTCGACAATGTGGCTGATTTAATCAATCAAGTCAGCGGGATCGAGATTACTGAAAACAGTTCAGGAGGAAAGCTAGCAAGGATTCGAGGCAGTAATGCTAACCAGGTATTGGTTTTGCTTGATGATGTCCCTTTAAACGATCCTATGCTTGGCGAGGCTGATTTAGGACAGGTGCCATTATCCAATATTGAAAAGATAAACATTTGGAAAAGTGGGAGCCATAGTCGTGTGGGTGGCGCAATCGGTGGTGTTATCGAAATCATTTCCAAAACTTCTGCCATGGAAGAAGTGAGCGTCAAAGCTGATCTGGGCAGTTATGATAAATTTGATTTTCGTTCTTCAATATCCGGTGTTTTAAAACACGCTAATTATTTTGTCAATGTTTACGGCAGCAGTAAGAATGGGAAATTTAGTTATTCTTATCGGCTTCCGGATGGAACCCTCGTTCGTGATGAAAGGCTTAATGCTGATTTATCATCAAGAAATATATTCGGAAAGATACGCTATTCCCGGGGTGAACATGCGGTTATTTTGCAGCTAAATGTTCAAAATTCAAATCGGGGTATTCCTGGCTTAATCTACTCATTAACACCCTATGCAGAGGCAAAGAATTCTCAGTCGATTATTCTGGCCAGGTATCAATTCCGGCATCATGATTGGTCGGCGCGATTACAATTTTCCAATCATTTCAACAAAACGGAATTTAACCATGCGCCACCCGGCGATGCACCTATTCATTTTCGAACCGTGCCACCCTATCGCTCCCGCAACCAACTTAATTCCAAACTTGCATTCCTTGAATTGAAGAATGGAACAAAACTGACCATTAATGCCAGCTTGAGGAAAGATAGTTTTCAAAATGAAGATTTACTCTCTGCAACTAATAAAATCTCAAAAACAGACAATGTGCAGGGTGAAATGGGATTTGGCACGCAAATCAAGTTAGCCTATCCAGAATTCAGTTTGGGCTTCGTTCTCACACCTGCAATACGGGTTGAAACGATTCAATTCAAGCGGGATGAATTTAATCGCACAAATACTTATTTCAGTCCCGGGATTGGCATGCTGCTTTCCCGAACAACGAATTGGCTCATGCAGTTAAAATCAAATTTGAGCAAGTCCTTTCGAGCGCCTACTTTTGCGGATCTGTTTTACCAGGATTTTCGTGTTAGCGGTAACCCGGAATTGTTACCGGAAACGAGCCGCAATTTTGATGTTGGAATAAAATCCGGATTTCCAATCTTGGGTTGGCTGGAAATCGAAGTAGCCTATTTTCGGAATCATGTTGAAAATCTTATCATTTGGGAGCTGGGCTCGTTCGCTACGTTTCGTCCTTTTAACACGGCCGCTTTGTTGCAAGGTTATGAGTTTAGTTCATCGTGGTTGTCCTGGAATGATAAAATAAAATTGCAGATCAGTCATGTTATCGATAACGCTCTTAATAAGAATAAATCACGAACCACACATAATAAGCGGCTCACCTATCGGCCCGAACATATTTCGAAAATTAATTTATCCGTAAATTTGGGATTTGCGGCTTTGGATTATCACAAACGGTTGATTGGTGAAAGGTATATAACGGCAGCAAACACTGTAAAAATGCCGGCATATACAGTTGATGATTTTACGATGAGAATACGGCAAAATGTTAAAAAGACCCGGGTTTCTTTTTTCTTGTCTGTATTCAATGTATTTGACAATAAATTTGAAATTGTCGAACGAGCGCCGATGCCGGGTCGGCATTTTAAAGTAGGACTTGAGGTAGTTTATTAA
- a CDS encoding ABC transporter permease, with protein sequence MKGLFKLSLVEFKLFTREFFAAFFTLAFPVMLLVLFGMIYGNEKSDFFGGYGMVDIAVPSYTAMIIASSGLISITTIIASYREKGILRRLHATPLRPQTILSAHVIVIFIMTSLGMGLLIITGKLLYNMQFEGNFLSVAAGFTLSSLSFFSLGFLIAGLIPTARTAQATAMVLFYPMIFLSGATIPLEVLPENVQNIATILPLKHVVILLRGLWIGHSWQQHLTEVAVLFGILIIAIPISAKTFRWE encoded by the coding sequence ATGAAAGGACTATTCAAACTATCTTTAGTGGAATTCAAGTTGTTTACACGAGAATTTTTCGCGGCGTTCTTCACCTTAGCTTTTCCGGTAATGCTGCTGGTTTTATTCGGCATGATCTATGGCAATGAAAAATCAGATTTCTTTGGCGGCTATGGTATGGTGGACATTGCCGTACCATCTTACACGGCTATGATCATTGCCTCCAGCGGACTCATCAGCATTACCACCATCATCGCTTCCTACCGTGAAAAGGGCATTCTGCGCAGGTTGCATGCCACACCGCTTCGGCCGCAAACCATATTGAGCGCTCATGTTATTGTAATTTTTATCATGACTTCCCTGGGCATGGGCTTGTTGATCATCACCGGTAAGTTGCTATATAATATGCAGTTTGAAGGGAATTTCCTAAGCGTGGCAGCCGGGTTTACACTCAGCAGTCTGAGTTTCTTCTCCCTGGGATTTCTCATAGCCGGCTTAATACCCACAGCCAGAACCGCCCAGGCGACTGCGATGGTGTTATTTTATCCGATGATTTTCTTATCGGGAGCAACCATTCCCCTTGAAGTGTTGCCGGAAAACGTTCAAAACATTGCTACGATCTTGCCACTGAAACATGTTGTTATTCTGTTGCGAGGGCTTTGGATTGGACACAGCTGGCAGCAACATTTGACTGAAGTGGCGGTGTTGTTTGGAATTCTGATCATCGCCATCCCTATCTCCGCCAAAACTTTTCGCTGGGAATGA
- a CDS encoding high-potential iron-sulfur protein, with protein sequence MTREEFLQRFSMFFFGAVGATGLLSSCSSEKQAETETPAAQPEVKMAVEDPCNDLTGLTDVEITVRKTFEYVGSTPIPEQRCDNCQFWTVPEAGATCGGCQIMKGPFNPKGYCKQWTVKIA encoded by the coding sequence ATGACAAGAGAAGAATTTCTACAACGGTTTTCGATGTTTTTTTTCGGAGCGGTTGGAGCGACGGGTCTGTTATCAAGTTGCAGCTCTGAAAAGCAAGCAGAAACAGAGACGCCGGCTGCTCAACCGGAAGTAAAAATGGCTGTTGAGGATCCTTGTAATGATTTGACAGGCTTGACAGATGTAGAAATTACTGTGAGAAAAACCTTTGAATACGTTGGAAGTACTCCCATTCCGGAGCAACGGTGTGATAATTGCCAGTTCTGGACTGTGCCGGAAGCAGGCGCCACTTGCGGTGGTTGCCAGATCATGAAAGGTCCATTTAATCCGAAAGGCTATTGTAAACAGTGGACGGTAAAAATTGCCTAA